The Streptomyces sp. NBC_00224 genome contains the following window.
CCACGGAACCCAGGAGCGCGATGCCGAGGGCCGCGCCCAACTCGTACGCCGTCTCCGAGACCGCCGACGCCGCCCCCGCCTGCTCCTTCGGCACGCTGGAGAGGATCACGTCGGCGGTGACCGTGAAGGCGAGACCGGCCCCCAGGCCGCCGACGAACAGTGCGATCCCGAGGGCGACGACCCCCGTGTCGGCCGATATCGCCACACAGGCCGCGAGGGCCGCGCCCACCGCCGCCAGACCCACGGCGACCGCACTGCGCACCGAGGCCCGGCGGGCCGCATAGCCCGCCGCGAGTCCGGCTCCCACCGCGCCCACGGCCGCGGGCAGTTCGATGAGACCGGCCTCCAACGGCGAGCGCCCCTGGACCAGTTGGAGGAACTGGGAGAGGAAGAACACCAGGCCGGACAGGCCCAGGATGGTCAGCAGATCGGCCAGGACCGCGCCGGAGAAGCCCCGGTGGTGGAAGAGCCGGATGTCGAGCAGCGGTGAGTCGAGGGTGAGCTGGCGGCGTACGAACCAGACCAGGGCCAGCACGCCCACCACCGCCACCCCGGCGATCTCCAGGCCGAAGCCGTTGACCGCCGCCTCCTTCACCGCGTACACGATCGCGACCATGCCGACCAGCGACAGAAGGACACTGACCACGTCCCACGGGCCCGGGTTGGGGTCGCGCGACTCGGGGAGCAGCTTGATGCCGACGAGTACGAGCACGGCCATCACGGGCAGGTTGATCAGGAAGACCGAGCCCCACCAGAAGTTCTCCAGGAGGAAGCCGCCGACGACCGGCCCGACGGCGGCGCCCGCCGAGGCCGCGGCCCCCCAGACGCCGACGGCCAGGCTGCGCTCGCGGGGGTCGTGGAAGATGTTCCGGATCAGCGCCAGGGTGGACGGCATCAGGGTCGCGCCCGCCACGCCGAGGAGCGCCCGCGCCAGGATCATCATCTCGGGGCTGGAGGCGTACGCGTTGAGCACCGAGACCGCGCCGAAGGCCACCGCGCCGCAGAGCAGCAGCCGTTTGCGGCCGATCCGGTCGCCGAGGCTGCCCATCGAGACGAGCAGGCCCGCGATGACGAACGAGTAGATGTCGCCGATCCACAGCAGCTGCGGGCCGGACGGCTTCAGGTCCTCGCTGAGGAACGGGGTGGCGAGCCCGAGCACGGTCGCGTCGACCGCGACGAGGAGCACGGCCAGCACGAGCACGGCGAGGGCGAGCCAGCGGCCCGGGTGGCGCACATCGGGGCCGGGCTCGGCCCGCCGGTCGGTACTGGTCATTTCTCCACGCTCCGTCGCGCTCCGCCGAGCAGCAACTCGACGATCATGTACTGGAAGTCGTTGGCGGCGACCCGGCCGACCTGGACGGCCCAGGCACAGGTGCCGATCAGGCCGTACAGGGCCTCGGTGAGCCACGCCGGGGTGAGGTCGATACGGAACTCGCCCTGCTCCTGGCCGCGCCGGAAGAGCGCGGAGACGCGGGCGTCCAGCCGGGCCCAGCCCTCGTTCATCTGGTCGCCCTCGAAGAGCTGGTTCTCGGTGACCAGGAAGGCGAGCAGCCCGGCCGCGGGCTCCACCTCGGCGATCAGCCGGCGCAGCGCGTCGGGGGCGGGCCCCTCGTCCAGCCGGGCCGCGTCCAGGGCGGCTTCGAACTGCTCGATGCCGAAGTTCTCCAGCGCCCTGACCAGCGCGTCGCGGCCGGCGAAGTGGCGGTGCAGGGTGGCGCGCCCGATGCCGGCGGCGCGGGCCACCTCGTCCATCGTGGCGGTCGATCTGCGGGAGAGCAGGGCGGCTGCCGTACGCAGCACCTGGTCGCGGTCCACGGTCATGAGACAACCATAGCCCGAATGAGACGTCAGTGTCTCATTCGAAATACTGTCGACTCGCGGCTCCTTGATCACTAGCCTGGCGGGCGCCCCCTCAACGCCCTCGGAAGGAACCCCAAATGACCGACAACCGCGTCCCGCCGCCCCTGCTCGCCGGTGAGCGCGAGACGCTTCGGGCCTTCCTCGACTACCACCGCGCGACGCTCGCGATGAAGTGCGAGGGCCTGACCGACGACGAACTGCGCGCGAAGTCCATGCCGCCCTCGACGCTCTCGCTGCTCGGTCTCGTACGGCACATGGCGGAGGTGGAGCGCACCTGGTTCCGCAAGGTCGTGGGCGGCGAGGACATCACGCTGGTCTACTCGGACGTCAACGACTACCAGGTGGCGTACGACGCGAGCGGCGCCACCCGGACGGACGCGTTCGAACGGTGGCAGGCCGAGGTCGAGCACTCCCGCCGCATCGAGCGCGAGGCCGAGTCGCTCGACACCGTCGTCCACGCCTCCCGGTGGGAGACGGACGTCTCGCTGCGGCTCGTGATGGTGCACGTGATGCTGGAGTACGCCCGCCACAACGGCCACGCGGACTTCCTGCGCGAGGGGATCGACGGGACGGTCGGGGCGTAGGCGCTCCGCTGGTAGTGCGGTGATTCGCCTGCGGACCGATGGGGGTCCCCCCTGCTCGAACGAAGTCGAGAGCTTGGGGGAGGCTGGTCGCGCAGTTCCCCGCGCCCCTACAGGGCGCGGGTGCTGCGCCGGCGCCTGCGCAGCAGCACGATCGGGGCCGCGCCGAGCAGGCCCAGTGCGGCGGGCGCGGCCGCCGCCACCGTGCCGATGCCCGACTGGCCGAAGGTGCTCGGCACCGGAAGCGTGTCCCAGCGGTTGAT
Protein-coding sequences here:
- a CDS encoding MFS transporter, producing the protein MTSTDRRAEPGPDVRHPGRWLALAVLVLAVLLVAVDATVLGLATPFLSEDLKPSGPQLLWIGDIYSFVIAGLLVSMGSLGDRIGRKRLLLCGAVAFGAVSVLNAYASSPEMMILARALLGVAGATLMPSTLALIRNIFHDPRERSLAVGVWGAAASAGAAVGPVVGGFLLENFWWGSVFLINLPVMAVLVLVGIKLLPESRDPNPGPWDVVSVLLSLVGMVAIVYAVKEAAVNGFGLEIAGVAVVGVLALVWFVRRQLTLDSPLLDIRLFHHRGFSGAVLADLLTILGLSGLVFFLSQFLQLVQGRSPLEAGLIELPAAVGAVGAGLAAGYAARRASVRSAVAVGLAAVGAALAACVAISADTGVVALGIALFVGGLGAGLAFTVTADVILSSVPKEQAGAASAVSETAYELGAALGIALLGSVVTGIYRGFTAPADLPAGVSAEAHDSLGGAVEVAARLPAEQAAPMLSAARDAFTDGFQTAAAVGSAVLFATAVAAWFLLRGQKLEEGLEHP
- a CDS encoding TetR/AcrR family transcriptional regulator; the protein is MTVDRDQVLRTAAALLSRRSTATMDEVARAAGIGRATLHRHFAGRDALVRALENFGIEQFEAALDAARLDEGPAPDALRRLIAEVEPAAGLLAFLVTENQLFEGDQMNEGWARLDARVSALFRRGQEQGEFRIDLTPAWLTEALYGLIGTCAWAVQVGRVAANDFQYMIVELLLGGARRSVEK
- a CDS encoding DinB family protein codes for the protein MTDNRVPPPLLAGERETLRAFLDYHRATLAMKCEGLTDDELRAKSMPPSTLSLLGLVRHMAEVERTWFRKVVGGEDITLVYSDVNDYQVAYDASGATRTDAFERWQAEVEHSRRIEREAESLDTVVHASRWETDVSLRLVMVHVMLEYARHNGHADFLREGIDGTVGA